Below is a window of Leptospira sp. WS4.C2 DNA.
CTTCCCATTTAAAAGGTCGAACCATTTGAGTATGGCATCCGATACAACCTTCTCTTTGGTAAGTGTCACGGCCTGCAAGTTCCAATGCGGAATAAGGTTTTACAGTGGAAATTGGAGTTACCGTTTTAGTTAGAAAAAACGGCGGGATGAGTTCAAAAAGTCCACCAATTACAACGGCAATCGTTGTATAGAGAGTAAACTTAACACCCTTTGTGTCCCAATGATCTGCAATTTCTGAAAACCAATCTAAGAATTTGTTAAATCCAAACATTATGATTTCACTCCTATACGTAAGTCTTGTTCTACAAACCCACTATCTTTATTTTGAATGGTTTTGATAAAGTTATACACCATTAGTATAATCCCTGTTAGATAGAGTGTTCCACCGATCGCACGGAAAAGTCTAAATGGTTTTAAGAACTCTACAATTTCTACCCAGTCTTTATATACGAGTTCACCGTTTTCTCCAACCGCTCTCCACATAGAACCTTCTGTAATTCCAGACACCCACATTGAAATAATGTAGAGTAGGATACCAAGTGTTCCGAGCCAGAAGTGTGCATTGGCAAGTTTTTCGCTATAGAGATTGGAATTCCAAAGTCTTGGCACAAGATAGTATAAAGCAGCGGCAGACATAAATCCCACCCAACCGAGTGTTCCGGAGTGAACGTGACCTATGATCCAGTCAGTGTTATGTCCAAGTGCAGAAACCGCACGAATGGAAAGAAGTGGACCTTCAAATGTAGACATACCGTAAAAAGTGACTGCAGCTAACATCATTTTGAGGGTAGCATCCACTTTGATTTTATCTTTTGCTTGGGTCAGTGTGAGGAATCCATTCAACATACCACCCCAAGAAGGCATCCATAACATGATGGAGAATACCATCCCTGTTGTTTGTAACCATTCTGGAATTGGAGAATATAGTAAATGGTGAGGACCTGCCCAAATATAGATAAAGATTAACGACCAGAAATGGATGATCGAAAGTCTATGAGAGTAAATGGGTTGTTTGATGTGTTTTGGGAGGTAATAATACATAAGTCCCAAAAAAGGAGTCGTAAGAACAAAGGCTACTGCGTTGTGCCCATACCACCATTGGATGTTGGCATCAAACACACCTGCATACACCGAGTAGGACTTTAAGAATCCTGCTGGGATCACAATGTTGTTTACGATAAAAAGAAGTGGAACTGTAACAAAAGAAGCAATGTAGAACCAAATAGCTACGTACATTTGTTCTTCTTTTCTTTTGAGTACCGTCATCAAATAGTTTGCAAAGAAGATTACATACCATACAACAATCAATACGTCGATAGGCCATTCTAATTCGGCATATTCTTTTGATTGGCTGTAACCAAGTGGTAAAGTAATTGCTGCAAGAACAATTGTCAGGTTATACAATGCCAGGTGTATTTTGGAAAGTGTGTCGTTCCACATTCTGGTTCGGCACAGTCTTTGTACTGTATGGTACGCTGTGGCGAAGATAACACTCAATGCAAATCCAAAAATGGCAGCATTGGTATGTAGAGGTCGTAACCTTCCGAAGCTCGTCCAAGGTAATTCAAAATTCAGCTGTGGATATACAAGCTGGAAGGCAATAATGACACCGAATGTCATTGATGCGACGCCCCAGACTAACGCTGAAATGATAAACCCTTTTACGATGAAATCGTCATATTGAGTTTTTTCCGTAGCCAATGTTTCTCTCCTTAATCTTTATCAGTTCCATTTGTATAGAGAACTAATTCCTTTGTATATAAAAGGACGAAGAAAGGAAAGAAAAACAGATTGGTGTTCTACGGCTGACCCCTTGATATTTGTCAAGGGGTCAGTTGAGACTTAGAATAAGTCTAATAAGTGAAGGTGCTGAGGACTTACTTTCTAACAGCGGTTAGAAAGTATATTCATATCCTAATTGAGTACGGTGTTCGATACCTCGATCTCCTGCAATTGCAGTAGGGTGGTATCCCACACGCTCCACTGAAGAATTCATGAAGAATTTTTCTTTGCGTGTATCATCCATACTAAGACCAGAACCTGTTGGGTGGAAGTAGTAAGCATCAAAGATGTTCCAGAAATACACAAGAAGAGTTGCCACACCGATGTATTGCATTTCTTGGTAATGGCGTTCCACAGACTCTCTTTGTCCTTTGAAAGGACCAAGTTGGCTTGCCACCACTGCTTCTGCAGGAGACACAGTCGCTGTACCTTGTGGGGTAAAAGCGGCACGGATCAAACCGTTTGTTGTGTAAGGATTATCTAAATTGTTGTAATCGCGTTTCGCATTCAAATACATTCGATGTTTATCGTATGTGAAAAATAAACCGACAGCAATGATCGATGGATATACAAAGGCTTGTACCTTTCTACCTTGTTTCCACTGGCCCCAACCTGGGAGTACTGCGGATCGCCAAGCGGCACCTGTTTTTGTTAGGTTTTTACGATCAGCTTCTGCGAGTTTAGCGTCTTCTTCTTGTTTGCGTTTGGCTTCGGCCTCAGCAGTTGCATTTTTTGAAGCTAATTCTTTTTCTAATTTAGCTGCATCTTCTTGCTCTTTTTTGAGTCGTGCTGTGTCTTCTTTTTCTTTTTTAAGCCTTTCTTTTTCTTCTTCTGCTTTTCTGAGTTTGTCTTCCTCTGCTGCAGTTAGGTGGTCTTTGTATACCACTTTAAGGATGTCTGTTTTGTTGAGAACAACAGTAGTCCCGTCTTCTTTTCGAATTTTTAGCTTATATTGGTCTTGTTCGATTACCTTACCTTGGAGAGTTCCCCCTTTTTTGAGAAGGATGTTCTCTGCGGATAGGTTACCTGCGAGCACTACCAAAAGTGTTGCGAATTTAATGAATTGTGTAATAGTCAGTTTCAAGGGTATCTCAAGTGTTGGAATATTATATAACAATCTCTATAGTGCTACTAGCTACGTTTCAATTGATCTCTCCAATGATTTTTGCAATTTGGAAGTTAGGCAAGAATTTTTTTGCAAAAGAAGGTTTGAAAGTAAACCCACATTTGGAAAGAAATTATCCCTGTTACGACAAGGTCTGTTCCAAATGTGGTTCGTAAGATAAGAGGTTTTATCCCTCTACTTCTTGCGTAAGGAAGTGGTGTAATTGGTCAGCACACTTCCTTCCTTCAGAAATGGCCCATACAATGAGGGATTGCCCCCGTCTTACGTCGCCGCAAGCGTACACTTTCGGTACAGAAGTTGCAAAAGATCCCGGTTTTGTTCCGAAATCTGCCTTTACATTCCCCCTACCATCAAGTTCTAGTCCTTCTTTTTGCAAATCTGCGAGTAAACCCTCTTTGACGGGATTCACAAATCCCATCGCTAAGAATACTAAATCCGCAGGCCATTCAAATTCAGTTCCAGGAACTGGATTGAATTTCCCGTTTTCTTCTTTTACTTCCGATCCGTAAATCGCAGTGACTTCGCCTTTTTCATTGGATTTAAAACCCATTGTAGAAACGGCCCATTTTCGACTGACACCTTCTTCATGTGAGGTGGAAGTTCGAAGCATTTTAGGGTAGAGTGGCCAAGGAGTGGAGGAATCTCTCTCTTTTGGCGGTTCTGGAAAAAGTTCAATTTGAGTGACTGATTTTGCACCATGCCTGTTGGATGTTCCCACACAATCAGAACCTGTATCTCCACCACCAATTACAATGACATGTTTGTCTTTTGCATCGATAATCTCGATTGCATCACCTGCTACATGTTTGTTGTTTTTGGACAAAAACTCCATAGCATAGTAAACACCCTTGCTCTTTCTACCTTCGACAGGTAGGTCTCTTGGAACTTCCGATCCACAAGCGAGAACCACGGAATCAAAATCAGCTAATAATTGCTTGGCGGTAATGTCTACGCCAACGTTTACATTGGTTTTGAAAGTAACACCTTCTGCTTCCATTTGTTTCATTCGTCGGTCAATGTGACGTTTTTCCATTTTGAAGTCTGGAATTCCATAGCGGAGTAGGCCACCTATACGATCATTTTTTTCAAAGATAGTTACGGTATGTCCTGCACGAGCTAACTGTTGTCCTGCAGCAAGACCTGCTGGTCCAGAACCAACTACAGCAACTTTTTTACCCGACTTGGAAACAGAAGGTTGCGGGATGACCCATCCTTCTTCCCAAGCACGATCAATGATGGTTCTTTCAATCGACTTAATGGAAACAGGTGGTTCAATGATACCTAAAGTACAAGCGGACTCACAGGGAGCAGGGCAAAGCCTTCCTGTAAATTCAGGGAAGTTGTTAGTTTTGGAAAGATTTTCCCAAGCCTCTTTCCAGCGACCTCGATAAACAAAATCATTGAATTCGGGGATGAGGTTATCTACAGGGCAACCTGTATCACCATGACAAAAAGGAATCCCACAATCCATACAACGAGCGCCTTGGTCTTTGGCAACAGTCTCAGCGAAAGGTTTTTCGAACTCTTTATAGTTCTTAACTCTTTCCTTCGGTTCAATTTTCTGAAGGTATTCTTTTTTAAATTCTAAAAATCCTGTTGGTTTACCCACGAGCTGTTACCCCCTCTTTGTTTTGTTTTCCCGATGCATTTTCTTCGGCCATTTTTTCTAGAGCTTTTTTATAATCTCTCGGAATCACTTTGATCATTTCTTTGACAACAATGTCCCATTTCGCGAGAACTTCTTCTGCTCGTTTGGAACCTGTGTATGTTTTATGATCTTCTACCATCTTTTTCACTTCGGCAATTTCGGATGCATCAGTTAACGGATCTAAGTCGACCATTTCTTTGTTGATGAGAGCTTCTTTGTTTGTCTTTGGATCCCAAAGGTAAGCAATCCCACCAGACATACCCGCAGCAAAGTTTCGTCCAATGTCTCCGAGGATGACGACTCGCCCACCGGTCATATATTCACAACCATGGTCACCCGTTCCTTCGACAATGACATGGGCCCCTGAGTTACGAACACAGAATCTTTCCCCAGCAATTCCATTGACATAAGCATTTCCGCTGGTCGCTCCAATAAAACAAGTGTTACCGATCACGATATTTTCTTCTGCTTTATAAGGAGCTGTTTTTGGAGTTTGGAAGATGAGTTTTCCGCCACAAAGACCTTTCCCAACATAGTCGTTTCCTTCCCCAACCAAACGAAGTGTCATCCCTTTGGTAACAAATGCACCAAACGATTGTCCTGCGGTTCCTGTGAATTCGATATCGATCGTATCTTCAGAAAGACCATCCACTCCATATTTTTTTGTTACTTCGTGGCTGAGCATTGTTCCTACGGAACGATTTAAGTTCACAATGGATGTTTTGATTTTGACCGGTTGTTTGTGGTCAATCGCTGGAAGTGATTTACGAATCAGTTCGTTGTCGATTTGTTCATCCAAATGGTGGTTCTGCTCTTTCGTACGGAAGAGTCCCGTAGGGAAGACAGGAGTTGGCCTATGGAGGACTTTTGTAAAATCAAGTCCGCGTGCCTTCCAATGGTGGTGAGGTCGTTTGAACTTAATTTTTTCCACTTGGCCAATCATCTCTTCGAAAGTTCTAAATCCAAGTTTCGCCATGATCTCGCGCACTTCTTCTGCAACGAAAGTCATAAAGTTTACAACATACTCTGGTTTGCCGGTAAATTTACTTCTTAAGAATTCATCTTGAGTCGCAACCCCCACAGGGCATGTATTCAAGTGGCATTTACGCATCATGATACAACCTACGGATACTAGAGCAGAAGTAGAGAATCCAAATTCTTCAGCTCCAAGTAGGGCACCCACTACCACATCTTTTCCGGTAAGGAGTTTTCCATCGACAGCGAGATAGACCCGGTCACGAAGTCCATTGGCGACAAGAGTTTGGTGAGTTTCTGAAAGTCCGAGTTCCCAAGGAGTTCCTGCATGATGGATGGAAGAGATAGGACTTGCTCCTGTTCCCCCTTCATGTCCAGCAATCAGGATATGATCCGCATGAGCTTTCGCAACACCTGCTGCAACAGTTCCTACACCCGATTCAGAAACTAATTTTACTGAAACTCTTGCTCTAGGATTTGAGTTTTTTAAATCGAAGATGAGCTGTTTTAAATCCTCAATCGAATAAATATCATGGTGAGGAGGAGGGGAGATCAGTGTCACACCAGGGGTAGAGTATCGGAGCCATCCAATGTATTTGTCTACTTTGTGCCCTGGAAGTTGTCCACCTTCTCCTGGTTTTGCGCCCTGTGCCATTTTGATTTGAATATCATCGGCATTGGTTAGGTATTCCATTGTCACACCAAATCTAGCTGATGCCACTTGTTTGATCGCCGAACGCATGCTATCCCCATTCGGAAGAGTTTTGAACCTGACAGGATCTTCTCCACCTTCTCCCGTATTGGATTTTGCACCAATTCGGTTCATTGCGATTGCAAGAGTAGTATGTGCTTCCCAAGAAATAGATCCATGGCTCATCGCTCCCGTTTGGAAACGTTTGAGAATGGACTTCACTGATTCCACTTCTTCAATCGGGATTGCTTTGGATCCTTCAAAGTCGAGATGGAATAAACTTCTAAGAGTGATTGCCTTTTCGTTCTGGTTATCAATGAGGCTAGAAAACTCTTTAAAAGTTTTGTAGTCGTTGTCTTGTGTTGCTTTCTGGAGTTTATGTACAGTGATCGGAGTATAAAGATGGCTATCGCCATTTTTACGGTAGTAGTGAACTCCACCTGGTTCCAAGTTATTAGGGAAAAATGTAGGGTCATAAGCTGCTTTGTGGCGGCGAACGGTTTCTTCTTCCAACATCTCCAAAGAAAGTCCTTCGATTCTGGATTGGGTTCCCGCAAAGTAAGTGTTGACTAACTCAGAATCAAGACCAACCGCCTCAAAAATTTGGGCACCACAATACGATTGTAATGTAGAAATCCCCATTTTGGAGAACACTTTGAAAAGTCCTTTCCCAATTGATTTGATGTATTTCTTTTTCGCATCCTTGTAATTGGGAACTTCTGGAAGTAAACCTTGTTGTGATAAATCAGCAATGGTTTCAAAAGCAAGATATGGATTGATGGCATTGGCACCATAACCACATAACAGTGCAAAGTGGGCCACTTCTCTTGGTTCGCCGGATTCTAATACAATCCCTGCTTTGGTTCTGAGTCCTTCTCGAATCAAATAGTGATGAAGTCCTGCAACAGCTAGTAGCGAAGGGATGGCAGCTTTTTTCTCACCCACACCGTGATCGGTTAATATGATCAGGTTCACCCCTTGTTCACGAACCGCTTTGGCAGCATCGGCACAAACACGATCCAGTGAGTTTCTCATATCATGTTTTTTGGATGGATCAAAAAGGATGGCAAAGGTTTTGGCTTTGAAATGACCTTCACTGATTTGTTTGATTTTTTCAAAATCTTCGTTTGTGAGGATGGGATGTTCCAATTCCAAACGGTGTGCGTGTTCTGGTTCTTCGGAGAGTAGGTTTCCTTCAGGTCCAATGTAAGTGGTCAGTTCCATCACCAACTCTTCACGGATTGGATCGATGGGAGGGTTTGTGACTTGGGCAAAGTTTTGTTTGAAGTAACGAAATAGGGGTTGTGGTTTTTCACTGAGCACAGCCAAAGAAGAATCCACACCCATAGAGCCGATCGGTTCTTCTCCAGAAACTCCCATTGGTTTGATGATGGTAAATACATCTTCGTGAGTGTAACCAAATGCTCTTTGGCGTTCCAAAATGGTTTCGTGTTGCGGCTGTTTTACGTTCTCTGGATCAGGCAATGATCCCAAACGAATCATATTGTCTTCTACCCATTTGCGGTAAGGTTTTTGAGTCGCAATTTGTTTTTTGATTTCTTCATCATCTAGGATTTGGCCTTTTTCCATATCGATAAGGAGCATACGACCTGGACGAAGACGGTCTTGGACTAAAACTTCTTCTGGAGGGAGGTTAAGAACTCCTGCTTCCGAAGACATAATCACTTCATCATGTTTTGTGACAATAAATCTTGCAGGGCGAAGGCCATTTCTATCGAGTGTAGCACCGATGATGCGGCCATCGGTAAAGGCAATGGCAGCAGGTCCATCCCAAGGTTCCATAAACGTGGCATGATATTCGTAGAACGCGCGTCTGTCGGCATCCATCGCTTTGTTTTTAGACCAAGCTTCTGGAATCATCATCATGACGGAGTGAGGTAAAGACCTTCCCCCCATCACGAGTAGTTCAAGAACAGTATCAAAGGTTGCAGTGTCTGACTGGCCTTCCATAACAATCGGAAGCATACGACGAAGTTCATCCCCATAGAGTGGAGACTGCATCACCATCTGGCGTGCTGCCATCCAGTTCATGTTCCCACGAAGTGTGTTGATTTCTCCGTTATGGGCAATTTGGCGATAAGGGTGAGCCAAATCCCAAGTAGGGAAGGTGTTAGTCGAAAACCTTGTATGTGTTAAACAAAAGGCAGAAGTTAAATCTGGAGATTTTAAATCTTCATAGAATTTTTTAACCTGGTCTCCAAGTAACATCCCTTTGTAAACGATCGTACGTGACGAAAAACTAGGAACGTAGTACTGAGAACGATCCAATTTCATTTCCGAGCGAATTCGTCTGTCAATGAGACGACGGATGAGGAATAGTTTCCTTTCGAAGTCGTCAGAAGTTTTGAGTTTTTTGGATTTTTTGCCTATGAATACTTGTTTGAATACCGGAATGGTTTTAGAAGCAACCACTCCCGCATATTCTTTGTTCACCGGAACATCTCGGAACCCAAGGAATTCTTCCCCTTCATCAACAATGATCTTTTCGATCACGTTTTCGACAGCAGTTCTTACTTCTGTGTTTTGCGGTAGGAAAAGAAAACCCACGGCATAATCGCCTTCTTTCGGGAGAGCGAAGGGAAGATTCTTTCTAAAAAATGCATCGGGAATGTTGATCATGATCCCTGCACCGTCACCGGTTTTTGGATCAGCTCCTTCGGCCCCTCGGTGTTCGAGGTTACACATTAGGCGGATCCCTTTGTCTACGATGTCGCGGGAGCGTTTGCCTTTATAATTTGCGATAAAACCAACACCACAGGAATCTTTGTCCATGGCAGGATCATACATACCTTGGGCCTGTGGGCCGAGTGGCGGAAGGATGGGTGGTTGGTTAGATTTTGACATACGTATCCTACTCTAAAGCAATTACTGTACCTTGTTTTTGAATTTGGATGTACTGTCCAATTATTTTGTTTTCAGCAAAATGATTTATTTTTAGGCAAAACCAAACACCCGGAAATGTTCCCGTTCTGTACAATATGCTCATATATAAAACATTTTGCCCTCAACGTAAACCGGATTGAATTCGGTCTAAAAAATCTTGGAGTACAAGAAACAAGCGAACTGCAACTTCCATAGGAAGATCGCTTAAATCCGAGCACCCTTTTTGGGGGAGTTTGGCTAGTCCCTTTGTTAGTTTTAAGGCAGGTCCGGGAGACAACCAAAGGATTTTTCATTCTGAATGGCACGAGATCCGAAACTGATTCGGAAAGGCCGAAATCGAAGGTTTTGCTTAAACCTAGGATTCCAATATTGATTCCATTATTTGGATTTAATTCCTAACCAATCTAAGATGTGTTCGGCGGCTTCTTCTTTGGAAAGTTTAGATAGATTCAGCTTAAAATGTGCGGCTTCTTGGTAGACGGGTAGTCTTTTTTCTAGGATGGAGCGGTAAGAAGTTTCTTTAGAAAGGTCGGGTCTTGTCGGGTCCCCCTTTACTTTTTCGATGAGTTCCTCTGCTCCGCGTTCCAAATAAACGATCCTTCCCATACTACGGAGTAGGTCCAATTTTCTTTGGCTTGGGACTTCGTTCCCGTTCTCATCCAAATCAAAGAGGATGCCACCACCACAATCCAGAATGATTCCATCCGCAGCTTTCAATTTTTGCAAAATAGAATATTCTAATTCTCGGAAAGCCTTCCAGCCAGATTTTTCCACAAATTTGGGGATGGGAATCCCACCAGCCTCATAAACTGCAATGGAATCAGTAGAAACAACTGGGAATTCGGTTTTTTTGGATAGGGAACGAGAAACTTTGGATTTTCCGGCGCCTCTTGCTCCAATGAAGATAATGTTCATAAAATTTGACTTAAAACCTGAGGCTAATTACTTAAAAGTTATACGTTTAACAAATCAGCAAGGCCGGCTTGTAAATCAGGAATATGGACAAAGTAGGTTTCAATATCTGCTTCTGTAACGCCTGTTTGGCTGAGTGCAAAAGGAGAAATCGGAACGGACTCACCACCAATATCGATTCCAATTCCAGAAACGACTATGAGAATACTCGCAATATGTACAACAGAAGTGAGAACGGGGTTGTTTTTGGAATTTTCTGGTGTGAGGTAGTTGGCGACAACATCAGTCAATTCCTGTGGGAAGTTCCAACGTTTCAAAAGATTCTCAGACACTTCCATATGTGTGTATCCGAAATACTTTTTTTCTAACATAGGGAAGGGTTCTTGGTTGTCTTTTAGATCCGCTTTGATTTGCATCATCACCGGGCTAAAGAACTGAGCGAGTACAATTTTACCCACACTACAGAGAAGGCCCGATGTGAAAGCTAGGTCTTTATCTATTTTTAGTTTTTTGTGTTGGACAATTTTACTCGAAAGTTCTGCCACCAGTAGCGAAGAAGTCCAAAGTTGGGCTGCTTCCAATTGGTAACTATTAAGATCTTGCGAAAGGATTCCTTTGGCAGCAGTGAGTAGGACAATTTCTTTCACCGTCTTGATCCCGAGAGTCATCAGAGCCTCTTGGACCGTGCGGATGGGTTTGGAGGCCCGGTAGTATGCGGAATTGGAAAGTTTAATCACATTGGCAGTGATGGCTGGGTCTTTGGAAATTTCCTGTGCAAGGTCAGCAATATTTACGTCGGGTTTTTGGAGTTTTTCCAATACCTTAGACACAACCGACGAAATGGCAGGTAGTTTATTTACGTCTTGTAATACTTCATCAACCTTCGATTTTAGCATATTCGCCTAACGCACCTTATAAAGGTATTTTTCCATACCAGCTTTTTTTAACAGCACACGCCCGTCGTCACAGTAAAGACTGATAGTTCTTCCTTCGTTCCCAGCTACATCTTCCACAATGACAGGGATTTTATTCTCTTCCATAAATTTTTTGACAATAGCGATATTCTGTTCCCCGATGTTTTGTAAAAATTGGGAGTTGATCCCTTTAAACATAGAGGCACCACCGAACATTCGACAAGAGTAACGACCAATGTTGGATCCTTGTTGTTTCATCATTTCGATGAGGATGGGGAGGGCAGTTTCTCCGTATTTATGCGGAAACTTGGTGGCATCCTTGCCTGTAGGATCTTTGGCAAGCATGATATGGGAAATGGCCCCCACTTTCTGTTCCGGATCATACAGAACGATTCCTATGCACGAACCCAATGTGGTTCGGAGCACATCCGTATCTTTTCCGACCTTGATGTCGGCAATTCCCACATTGATGATTTTGGATTTAATAGACATTCTACTTGTTTCTAGAGAGTGGAACCGTTACTTAGGTATTATAGATAGTAAGCTTTCCTTATGCGTTCAATCAAAAAATCAACTCCCACAAGAAAATCTACCAAAAAAGGTTTCAAAACAACAGAACCTTATCTCTTCCAAACCATCGGAAAAACGGAAGTCCACATTCTAGGAACAGCCCATGTTTCCAAACAAAGTGTAGACGAAGTCGAAAAAATGATCCGAACATTAAAACCCGATGTCATTTGTGTTGAGTTATGTGAGTCTCGAATGAAATCGGTGGAAGATCCGGACTATTTAAAAAAATTAGATATATTCAAAGTATTCAAAGAAAGGAAAATGTGGTTACTCCTTTCGAGCCTCATCCTTTCTTCTTTTCAGAAAAAAATCGGTAACAAAGACATCAAACCTGGTGATGAAATGCGTAAAGCAATCACTATGGGTCGATCCTTAAAAAAACCAGTAATAGCAGTAGACCGTGAAATCCAAACTACCTTAAAAAGGTCCTGGGGAAATGTAGGTTTTTTCTCTAAAATGTATCTCTTTAGTGCTCTCCTTGCTTCTCTTTTGGTCCGAGAAGATGTATCAGACGATAAAATCGAAGAGATGAAATCGGATGACATTCTCAAAGATCTATTCTCTCAGATCCCAAAAAAATATGAATCAGTTAAACATGTCATCATTGATGAAAGAGATGTGTATTTAGCTGAAAAAATTCGCCAAGCGACAGAAGGTAAGTCAGTTAAAAAACTTCTTGCTGTTGTGGGTGCGGGCCATTTGGCCGGGATTGAAAGGAATCTTCACACAACAAACGACTTGTCCGTGTTAGATGAAGTTCCCAAACGTAAGTGGTGGGACAATATTAGTATCATTCTATATCCTGTGTTCTTTGCAGGACTCATCGGTTACACTACCTGGAGCCAAGGTGGGGAAGCTGGTATGGACCTGTTTTCAAAACTGATTTATATCAAAGGTGGCCTTGCAGCCCTCGGTGCTTTGATCGCACTAGCTCATCCGATTTCTATCCTACTTGCTTTTATCACGGCTCCCATTGGAACTTTTGTTCCCATCTTTAAAGCGGGATGGGTGAGTGCTCTTTCCGAGTCGTATTTACGTAAACCCCTTGTAGAAGACTTCGAACACATTGCCGAAGATTCAGAAACCTTTGTTGGTTTTTGGAAGAACCGCGTCCTTCATATCTTTCTCGTTTTTTTCCTTCCCCAATTTGGATCTACGATTGGAACCTTTATTGTTGCCGGAAAAGGCTTGAAGAATTTATTTTAAGGATATATGATTGGTTTCGTCTAAAGG
It encodes the following:
- a CDS encoding glutamate synthase subunit beta; protein product: MGKPTGFLEFKKEYLQKIEPKERVKNYKEFEKPFAETVAKDQGARCMDCGIPFCHGDTGCPVDNLIPEFNDFVYRGRWKEAWENLSKTNNFPEFTGRLCPAPCESACTLGIIEPPVSIKSIERTIIDRAWEEGWVIPQPSVSKSGKKVAVVGSGPAGLAAGQQLARAGHTVTIFEKNDRIGGLLRYGIPDFKMEKRHIDRRMKQMEAEGVTFKTNVNVGVDITAKQLLADFDSVVLACGSEVPRDLPVEGRKSKGVYYAMEFLSKNNKHVAGDAIEIIDAKDKHVIVIGGGDTGSDCVGTSNRHGAKSVTQIELFPEPPKERDSSTPWPLYPKMLRTSTSHEEGVSRKWAVSTMGFKSNEKGEVTAIYGSEVKEENGKFNPVPGTEFEWPADLVFLAMGFVNPVKEGLLADLQKEGLELDGRGNVKADFGTKPGSFATSVPKVYACGDVRRGQSLIVWAISEGRKCADQLHHFLTQEVEG
- a CDS encoding DUF5683 domain-containing protein — translated: MKLTITQFIKFATLLVVLAGNLSAENILLKKGGTLQGKVIEQDQYKLKIRKEDGTTVVLNKTDILKVVYKDHLTAAEEDKLRKAEEEKERLKKEKEDTARLKKEQEDAAKLEKELASKNATAEAEAKRKQEEDAKLAEADRKNLTKTGAAWRSAVLPGWGQWKQGRKVQAFVYPSIIAVGLFFTYDKHRMYLNAKRDYNNLDNPYTTNGLIRAAFTPQGTATVSPAEAVVASQLGPFKGQRESVERHYQEMQYIGVATLLVYFWNIFDAYYFHPTGSGLSMDDTRKEKFFMNSSVERVGYHPTAIAGDRGIEHRTQLGYEYTF
- the ccoN gene encoding cytochrome-c oxidase, cbb3-type subunit I, giving the protein MATEKTQYDDFIVKGFIISALVWGVASMTFGVIIAFQLVYPQLNFELPWTSFGRLRPLHTNAAIFGFALSVIFATAYHTVQRLCRTRMWNDTLSKIHLALYNLTIVLAAITLPLGYSQSKEYAELEWPIDVLIVVWYVIFFANYLMTVLKRKEEQMYVAIWFYIASFVTVPLLFIVNNIVIPAGFLKSYSVYAGVFDANIQWWYGHNAVAFVLTTPFLGLMYYYLPKHIKQPIYSHRLSIIHFWSLIFIYIWAGPHHLLYSPIPEWLQTTGMVFSIMLWMPSWGGMLNGFLTLTQAKDKIKVDATLKMMLAAVTFYGMSTFEGPLLSIRAVSALGHNTDWIIGHVHSGTLGWVGFMSAAALYYLVPRLWNSNLYSEKLANAHFWLGTLGILLYIISMWVSGITEGSMWRAVGENGELVYKDWVEIVEFLKPFRLFRAIGGTLYLTGIILMVYNFIKTIQNKDSGFVEQDLRIGVKS
- the gltB gene encoding glutamate synthase large subunit — its product is MSKSNQPPILPPLGPQAQGMYDPAMDKDSCGVGFIANYKGKRSRDIVDKGIRLMCNLEHRGAEGADPKTGDGAGIMINIPDAFFRKNLPFALPKEGDYAVGFLFLPQNTEVRTAVENVIEKIIVDEGEEFLGFRDVPVNKEYAGVVASKTIPVFKQVFIGKKSKKLKTSDDFERKLFLIRRLIDRRIRSEMKLDRSQYYVPSFSSRTIVYKGMLLGDQVKKFYEDLKSPDLTSAFCLTHTRFSTNTFPTWDLAHPYRQIAHNGEINTLRGNMNWMAARQMVMQSPLYGDELRRMLPIVMEGQSDTATFDTVLELLVMGGRSLPHSVMMMIPEAWSKNKAMDADRRAFYEYHATFMEPWDGPAAIAFTDGRIIGATLDRNGLRPARFIVTKHDEVIMSSEAGVLNLPPEEVLVQDRLRPGRMLLIDMEKGQILDDEEIKKQIATQKPYRKWVEDNMIRLGSLPDPENVKQPQHETILERQRAFGYTHEDVFTIIKPMGVSGEEPIGSMGVDSSLAVLSEKPQPLFRYFKQNFAQVTNPPIDPIREELVMELTTYIGPEGNLLSEEPEHAHRLELEHPILTNEDFEKIKQISEGHFKAKTFAILFDPSKKHDMRNSLDRVCADAAKAVREQGVNLIILTDHGVGEKKAAIPSLLAVAGLHHYLIREGLRTKAGIVLESGEPREVAHFALLCGYGANAINPYLAFETIADLSQQGLLPEVPNYKDAKKKYIKSIGKGLFKVFSKMGISTLQSYCGAQIFEAVGLDSELVNTYFAGTQSRIEGLSLEMLEEETVRRHKAAYDPTFFPNNLEPGGVHYYRKNGDSHLYTPITVHKLQKATQDNDYKTFKEFSSLIDNQNEKAITLRSLFHLDFEGSKAIPIEEVESVKSILKRFQTGAMSHGSISWEAHTTLAIAMNRIGAKSNTGEGGEDPVRFKTLPNGDSMRSAIKQVASARFGVTMEYLTNADDIQIKMAQGAKPGEGGQLPGHKVDKYIGWLRYSTPGVTLISPPPHHDIYSIEDLKQLIFDLKNSNPRARVSVKLVSESGVGTVAAGVAKAHADHILIAGHEGGTGASPISSIHHAGTPWELGLSETHQTLVANGLRDRVYLAVDGKLLTGKDVVVGALLGAEEFGFSTSALVSVGCIMMRKCHLNTCPVGVATQDEFLRSKFTGKPEYVVNFMTFVAEEVREIMAKLGFRTFEEMIGQVEKIKFKRPHHHWKARGLDFTKVLHRPTPVFPTGLFRTKEQNHHLDEQIDNELIRKSLPAIDHKQPVKIKTSIVNLNRSVGTMLSHEVTKKYGVDGLSEDTIDIEFTGTAGQSFGAFVTKGMTLRLVGEGNDYVGKGLCGGKLIFQTPKTAPYKAEENIVIGNTCFIGATSGNAYVNGIAGERFCVRNSGAHVIVEGTGDHGCEYMTGGRVVILGDIGRNFAAGMSGGIAYLWDPKTNKEALINKEMVDLDPLTDASEIAEVKKMVEDHKTYTGSKRAEEVLAKWDIVVKEMIKVIPRDYKKALEKMAEENASGKQNKEGVTARG
- a CDS encoding shikimate kinase encodes the protein MNIIFIGARGAGKSKVSRSLSKKTEFPVVSTDSIAVYEAGGIPIPKFVEKSGWKAFRELEYSILQKLKAADGIILDCGGGILFDLDENGNEVPSQRKLDLLRSMGRIVYLERGAEELIEKVKGDPTRPDLSKETSYRSILEKRLPVYQEAAHFKLNLSKLSKEEAAEHILDWLGIKSK